TGGCGTCCTTGGTTACGTCTGTTTTTGTGCCACCACTCTTAACGCCTGTTACTTTCAGTTGCTTTGTTTCCTGAGCACCAAGCGCAATCACACGCGAGTCTGTTTCCAGACGGTCCACAAGGCCCACTTGTACGTTTATTGTCAGTTTTTTGCCGTTATAGGTCGCTGTAATAACCGCTTTACCGGCTGCTTTACCCGTAATCGTTCCTTTGGACACAGAAGCAATATCTTCCGCGCTTGAAGCCCACTCCGCATCCTGTGTCACGTCTTCCTTGCGTCCATCCGCATAAGTAGCCGTCAGAGTTGCAGTATAGTCCTCATTAATATCAATCGTTGCCGTTTTGGAAGACAAAGACAGATCACCAGGCACATTTACGGATACTGTAGCTGTAGCTGTTTTGCCGCCATAAGAAGCTGTGATCGTAGCCTCACCTGTTTTATAACCTGTGACTTCCCCCGCGCTGACAAAAGCGATATCTTCATTGCTGGATTTCCACTCTGCCTTACTTGTGATATCTTCTTCCGTACCTGTTACGTACGTTGCAGTCAGCTTGAGCTTTTTGGATTCCTTGGCGTTCAAGCTCAGCTTGTCCTCGCTCAAATCCAGAAATCTAGAGGTTTCGACATCTGTCTTGATCGAAACTGTCTTATCTCCATACTTAGCAGTCACTGTAGCTGAACCCGCTCCAATGGCCATAATCGTTCCTTTATTCACCGTTGCAACTTTTTCATCGCTTGATGCCCAAGTAGCTTTATCTGTGATATCCGTTACTGTTCCATCCGGGTAGACAGCAGATACCTGAATTTTTTTAGATTCATCCAAACGGAGGAAAATATTGGTTTCGCTGGCTTTCAGCTTATTCGTCTGATCTACATCCACCGCAATCGTAGCGGACATCGTGCCATATTTACCTGTGATCGTCGCCTTACCCGCGCTATAGCCGGTAATAGTGCCTTTCAGTACATCTGCCACAGCTGCATTGCTGGAGCTCCACTCAGCAGACTCTGTCACGTCCTGTACCGATCCATCCGGGAACGTTGCTGTCAATTTAACCTTCTCTGTATCCTTCAACAAAAGAGAAACCTCTGATGAACTGACATCGAGACGTTTAACCTGCTCTACCTGTACAGCAATCGTTACAGTCTGTTGACCATAAACAGCCTTAATATTAGCTGTACCTGCTCCCTGAGCAGTAACCAATCCGTTAACTACAGTCGCTACCTTTTGGTTATCCGAGGTCCAGGTCGCATCACCTGAAACCTGAGCTGTCGTATTATCACTATAAGTCGCTGTCAAATCAATCTGTCCTGTGCCGCTCGAACGTAAGTTCAGGCTTTGCACATTGGATGTAAGCGCCTTAACCTTTTTCGTAACATGTACCTGAACCGATTGTACCTTCTCTTTATAGGTCGCTACCACGGTCGCTTCCCCTTCAGCTTTGGCTGAAACCGTACCGTTATACACTGTAGCGATAGCTGTATTATCACTTTTCCAATCCGTGCTTACGGTTACATTCGAGGTCGTCCCATCGCTAAAAACAGCTGTAGCCGTCAGCGCAGCCGTATCTCCCTGCTGCAAAGTTACCTCGTTAGAGGAAAGGACAATCTTGGAAAGCACCGCATCTGCTGCAGATGCAAACCCTGCATATGATGTAAAACTTGAAATCAGGATGACCAACGCCAGAAATCCGGACCATCTATTCTTCAAAATCTAATTCCCTCCCATTTCAATGCTAAAAATTGAGGATTTCGCAAAATCCCTACACCTACGTTTTATGTCGTCATATGGAAAAGAATAGTTTAGACTTTAAAGAAAATTTGGTCCTTATTAACTAGAATCGGTACTTTTACAGACAGCTATAAGCTGCTGCACGTATTCTCAAATGGTGATACTCTTCCATATTGGGATCAAGCTGATGCATATAAACGACGGAGAACTGTTCGCTCGGATCTATAGAAACCCATGTGCCTGCCATTCCCGTCCAGCCAAATTCCCCAATCGAGCTGTTTGCATGACCAGCCGCTTTATCCATTAACGTACGCACGCCCAGTCCATAGCCATAACCTGTATGGTATGAATTGGTGAAATCCGATAGTTGGGCTGTACTCAGATGATTTGTGCGCATTAAATCAATGGTTTTTCTCCCCAATAGCCTCACACCGTCTACCATGCCGCCATTTGACAACATTTGTGAAAATGTCAGGTATTCTTTGACTGTCGAATATAAGCCTGCGCCTCCACCTTCATATATAGCATCTGGCTGATGATGTTCATCCAAGAAACCTTCAATTTTTTCAAGTTTTCCGGCGTCTGTCCGTTGATACATGGAGGCCATCCGCGATTCAATATCTCCACGATAACGGTAACCTGTATTGTTCATTCCAAGTGGATCAAAGATTTCATCCTTCAAAAATTGTCCTAATGATTTACCTGAAATGACTTCAATTAGACCTGCAACAAGATCATGTCCATATCCGTATAACCATCGTGTTCCCGGTTCAAATGCAAGCGGAACTTTAGAAAGCGCTTTAATTTCTGTACGCAGGTCATATTTCCCTTGCTTTTCCTTTAAAGCTGTAATGATCTTGTGCATAGCTTTTCCTGTTTCTGAAAACTCGGAAGCATAAGGAAGCCCCGCACTCATATTGAATATATGCTTAATTAAAATAGGGTTATCCGCCTTATCCATGTAGGTGTACCCGTTAGGAGCAGTTTTGAATACATACGAATCACGATACTCAGGTAAATATTCATACAAAGGCTCATTCAATAAAAATTGTCCGCGTTCGTACAGCATAAGGGCAGCCGCGCATACAACAACCTTTGTCATGGAAAACAGGCGATACACGGTATCTTCAGTAATCGGTTTCCGAGTTTCCACATCAGCATATCCATGATAACCTTCATACAACACTTGACCATTTTGTGCAATGGCACAACCACACCCTGCCGGTCCATTCGCTAAGAATCGTTGCAATAGCTGATCTACCTTGTCAAAACGAGACATTTTCATCCCTCCTATTTTCCTTCAAAAGAAACAAGCTTCCCCTCACGCTCTAATTCCTGTTCCAACAAGCTCAACCTGACTCCTTGTAAGCGCTTATTCCCTTGCATTTATTTTAACGGTAAACTGAGCAATTACAAAGATGATTTATCATAATTAGATAGCTTTATACCAACAACTCTGCCACCGTCTCTTTCCAGCGATTGATCACCGATTCCGGCTCCTTGAGGCGAATTGTGACACCTGTCAAGATATCCGCATATTGGGCCGAATCTTCTCTAGCTGCGAAAACCCGTGCCGCAAATCGCTCACGCACATGCTTGGCTTCATGCAAAGCGGGCAGATGTTCCAGCGACAACCGCACATAATGCGCCTTTCCCCCGGTGAACACCGCAAGTGTCGCCTTCCCCGTACGGATCATGTTGCCCGTCGTGGTCGTACCGGGCCACAGTGCCAGACGCAGATTTTTCTCGTCCAGCGCTACAATCTCACCCACACTAATCATCGCTATGTGCGGCCACTGATCTTCCGTAACCGTCAACAGCATCATTGCTTCCTGTTGCTTGTGCTCCAACTCCTTGCCGTTCAGCAGCGTGAACAGTTCCTTACCGATCCTTGGCGTCTGCATGAAGTATAATCCCCTTTATATTTAGTCTATGACTTCAAAATACCATAATTTACGGCTACTTACGAACGACCCTATATCCGCTCTGGAATAGGAGGAACATGAGCAGCATCCGGAATATCTTGGGGGTTTACCTTGAACGCCGATTTATACTTTGCTGGATCAGTAATGCTATCCGGTTCTGAGGTTCGCCATGTGAACAGGCATACAGGGCACAACAAAACCTCCCAGGCACCTTTAACCGGCGAATGGGAAACGACTTCTGAACGATTGGACTCACAACGGGGACAAATATGCATCTGTCAGCACTCCTTTAAATTTTCTTTGTTTTTAAAAATATTTAGCGAAGCATTTGGCTCAACTTTTTCTCCC
This window of the Paenibacillus polymyxa genome carries:
- a CDS encoding Ig-like domain-containing protein, which encodes MKNRWSGFLALVILISSFTSYAGFASAADAVLSKIVLSSNEVTLQQGDTAALTATAVFSDGTTSNVTVSTDWKSDNTAIATVYNGTVSAKAEGEATVVATYKEKVQSVQVHVTKKVKALTSNVQSLNLRSSGTGQIDLTATYSDNTTAQVSGDATWTSDNQKVATVVNGLVTAQGAGTANIKAVYGQQTVTIAVQVEQVKRLDVSSSEVSLLLKDTEKVKLTATFPDGSVQDVTESAEWSSSNAAVADVLKGTITGYSAGKATITGKYGTMSATIAVDVDQTNKLKASETNIFLRLDESKKIQVSAVYPDGTVTDITDKATWASSDEKVATVNKGTIMAIGAGSATVTAKYGDKTVSIKTDVETSRFLDLSEDKLSLNAKESKKLKLTATYVTGTEEDITSKAEWKSSNEDIAFVSAGEVTGYKTGEATITASYGGKTATATVSVNVPGDLSLSSKTATIDINEDYTATLTATYADGRKEDVTQDAEWASSAEDIASVSKGTITGKAAGKAVITATYNGKKLTINVQVGLVDRLETDSRVIALGAQETKQLKVTGVKSGGTKTDVTKDATWTTSNVKVVEVSEGLIKANASGKATVTASYGKQTITFTVEVDVAQKIEADAIALSLKSGDQKTIAIVVKSSDGKEKDVTTQAEWKTSNYKVATVKKGQVTAVSYGKANIQAKFGGKVISVPVDVDTLKYLQTDEVALTLKAGQLAKVTATATYKDESEKDVSKPAVWSSSRIIVATVKDGNIKAQGKGKAVITVKYAGKMTKVQVTVQ
- a CDS encoding non-oxidative hydroxyarylic acid decarboxylases subunit D, producing the protein MHICPRCESNRSEVVSHSPVKGAWEVLLCPVCLFTWRTSEPDSITDPAKYKSAFKVNPQDIPDAAHVPPIPERI
- a CDS encoding serine hydrolase domain-containing protein, encoding MSRFDKVDQLLQRFLANGPAGCGCAIAQNGQVLYEGYHGYADVETRKPITEDTVYRLFSMTKVVVCAAALMLYERGQFLLNEPLYEYLPEYRDSYVFKTAPNGYTYMDKADNPILIKHIFNMSAGLPYASEFSETGKAMHKIITALKEKQGKYDLRTEIKALSKVPLAFEPGTRWLYGYGHDLVAGLIEVISGKSLGQFLKDEIFDPLGMNNTGYRYRGDIESRMASMYQRTDAGKLEKIEGFLDEHHQPDAIYEGGGAGLYSTVKEYLTFSQMLSNGGMVDGVRLLGRKTIDLMRTNHLSTAQLSDFTNSYHTGYGYGLGVRTLMDKAAGHANSSIGEFGWTGMAGTWVSIDPSEQFSVVYMHQLDPNMEEYHHLRIRAAAYSCL